ATTGAAGAGGTCGCAGCCGGCGAGACCTGTTCCGTTTCAGACCTCGACGTCCAGCTGGATGGCCCGTTCCTGACACGCCTTACCGAGGCGGAAAAGGCGACAGTAACTTTTACGCTGCGGCCTCGTGGAGACTCGACACAGGTAATTGCGCGGGCGGACCGTAAGGTTGAGTTGTTGCCACGCAATCAGTGGGGTGGCCTCTCCCATCTGCCCGACCTCGTGGCTGCATTCGTACAACCGAATGATCCGGCAGTGGACCGGCTGCTCAAGCAAGCCGCCGAGGTCCTGAGAAACAACAACAAGAACCCTGCCTTGGATGGTTATGCGGGAGGCAACAAACGAGCATGGGAGTTGGCATCGGCTATCTGGAGTGCCATCGCTTCGCTAGGTCTCGACTATGCCCTTCCACCGGCAAGCTTCGAACACGCAGGGCAAAAGGTCCGGGGCACCAGCCATATCCTGGAATCTGGTTTGGCGACCTGCCTGGATCTGGCGCTGATGTTTTGCTCGGCCCTTGAGCAGGCTGGGCTCAACCCGGTGCTCGTGTTCACCAAAGGCCATGCCTTTGCCGGTCTTTGGTTGAAGGCGGAACAGTTCACCACTGTCGTCGTGGATGACGTGACGGCGGTCCGCAAGCGCGTGAAATTGAAGGAGATGGTGGTCTTTGAGACCACCATCATCACGCACCGTCCTGCCCCCAGTTTCACCTACGCGACCGAAAGGGGAGTCGAGCAGATCGGCGAACCTTTGGAAGAAACCTTCGAGTTGCTGGTTGATGTCCGCCGCGCCCGGATGCAACGCATCAAGCCTCTGGCTAATGCCGAGGCGATTGCGCCAAGTGCTGCGGTCGAACAGCCAATCATTGCCGAGCCTGCCTTCGCTGAAGCACCGGAACTCCCTGAGGAGGACGCAAGCCCAGAGGTCGATGCCGGAGCGCTCAACCCCAAGGATCGTCTTGCCAGGTGGCAGCGGAAGCTGCTGGATCTTTCGTTGCGCAACAACCTGCTGAATTTCAAGGGCAGCAAGAAGGCCTTGAAGCTGGAGGCACCGGACCCCAGCCTGCTCGAAGACATGTTGTCGGAAGGCCAGATTCTCAAGGTGCTCCCGCGACCGGACTTGATGGATGGAGCCGATCCGCGCAGCCAAGCCATCTACGAAAGCAGGGAGCGTGAAGACGTTCGTCGAATCCATGCACTTGATGGCTTGAAGCGCAAGGAAGTCTTCGTGGGCGTGGTCAAGGACGAGTTGGAGGCACGCCTGGTCGAGCTTTACCGAACAGCGCGTACGACCTTGGAAGAGAGCGGCTCGAATACCCTCTACATCGCACTTGGCTTCCTGTCCTGGACCAGGGACGATCGTGAGGGCCAGAAGTACCGCGCGCCGCTGATTCTTGTGCCCGTCACCCTGGGCAGGAAGAACGCGAGGTCCGGCTTCACCCTTTCCTTGCATGACGATGAGCCGCGGTTCAATCCCACCCTGATCGAAATGCTCAGGCAGGACTTCAATCTTAGCCTCGGGATCGCTGAAGGCGAGCTGCCCAAGGATGATCGAGGGCTCGACATCCAGGCGCTTTGGAAGACCGTTTCGCACGCAATCAAGGACATCAAGGGCTGGGAAGTGTCCGAGGAGGTCGTGCTGGCGATGTTCTCGTTCGGCAAGTATCTGATGTGGAAGGACCTGACCGAACGCACGGACCAGCTCCGCCAGAACGCCGTGGTGCGGCATCTGATCGATTCGCCCAGGGACAGCTATCCCGCCGGGATTCCGTTTCCGCATTCCAAGAACCTTGATCGCGAGTTTGGGCCGGAGCAGACCTTTTGCCCGCTGCCCGCAGATTCTTCCCAGTTGTCCGCCGTCATGGCGGCTGTGCGCGGCAAGGACTTCGTGCTCATCGGCCCGCCCGGCACCGGCAAGAGCCAGACTATTTCGAACCTCATAGCGCAGTGCCTGGCTGAGGGAAAGCGAGTGCTCTTCGTCTCCGAAAAGATCGCGGCTCTGGACGTTGTTTTCCGCCGCTTGCGGGAGGTGAAGCTGGGTGAGTTCTGCCTCGAACTCCACTCGAGCAAGGCGCGAAAACTGGATGTCCTAGCTCAGCTCAAGACCTCGTGGGAGTCCACGGGACATATTGACCAAGATCAATGGCGGGCAGAGGCGCAGCGTCTGAAAGCACTACGCGACGAACTGAATGTCTATGTCGAGCGGCTTCATTTTCGTTTCGCCAATGGCATGACCATCTATGAAGCCATTGGACGTGTGGTCGATGGAGACCTGGTTCCGCATCTGGCGCTTTCATGGGATGTGGCGCATGCCCATGACGCGCCGACCATGGCGCGCATGCGTGAAGTGGTTGAACGCCTGGACGTCAATGCCAAGGCGCTCGGCTACGACAACTTGCTGAAAAGTGCGCTCGCAGATGTCGGTCATACGGAGTGGTCTCCCCGTATTCAGCAAAGCTTGGTGGAAGCCGCTCGGGCGGCCACGCCGGTTGCAGAGCGTGTGTTGGCAACGTTCGATAAATTTGCGGCGGCATGCGGCTTGCCATCTACGGCGTCGGCACAACGCAGCCGCGAGTCCTTGCGCTCCCTTGCGTTACTGTTGCCTGACGCAGCGGGTCACGACTGGAGATTCGCTGCCAGAGCCGATGCCCCGGCCATCGTGGCCCGACTTCGACGGGGTGTCGACCTGCTGGAGCAACACCGGAGCCTCACCGCGGCCTTGTCGCCGTCCTGGCCTGCTTCGATCATGGCGTCATGTCGGCGGGGGCTGCTGCTGCTGGAGCAGCGTCGGGACCTGCTAAGCGGGCTGGGCAATCCTTGGGGCGACGACATCATCGGTGAGCTGGAAACAGGACTCGGCCTGCTGGCCGAAATCGCTGCTGCCACCGCCCAGCTTTCAGTGAAATACGGCGAGAGCATAGAGCAACTCAACGTGTCACTGTTGCAGCGGGAATATGCCAAGGCTGAGAAGGCGGTCTGGCCTCTCTCGCACCTGGGCAAAAAGAAAATCAGACAGGCGGTGGAAGCCTGCGTCAGCGGAGTTGGCGAGCCCGATGTGCCTGCCGACCTGATGCTGTGGACCCGCATCAGGGAGCTGAGGGCTCAGGTCGAGGCGGTTGAGATCGGCGCGGCGGTCGAAGGCATTTGGTCCGGTTTGAAAACCCGGCCAGAGTTCGCAGAGGCTGCGATCAGGCTGCAGCGCGCGTTGGCCTGCGGAAAGAGCAGCACTCCGTGGGATGACCAGGATCTCGAGCCCGTGGCGAATGGCCGCTGTGGCGACCGCCTGGCGGGAGAGCTCAAAACACTGAGGGCGCTGAAAGCCCTCGAGGAAGAGCTTGACTCACTGGAGAACCTGGCCAGCCCGACTGTCCAGCTTTGGGCAGGTCGGTCGACCCGGCCGGATGTGCTCGAAGCAGCGCTTTCCTTCGTGGATGCTTTGGACCTAGTACGCGCAAAGGGCCCCTTATCGGGAGATCACCCGAGGGTCTCGACCGGCGAATGTGGTCTGGCATTTTACGAAGACGTCCAAAGGATTCGCCGGCGCGTCGAGGTTGAAAAAGGCCTTGTTTATCTAACGGATCTGACACTGCTGACCAACGGGCTTTGGGTTGATTTGGGTACCGCAATAGACCAGATCGAGAAGGCGGTAGCGTTTCAGGCATCTCTCGCCAAGGCTATGACAGGCCTTGCGGAGAAACCGGAAGAATTGCAGGCTGTGGCAAGTGCCCTGGAGCAACTGCTTGGAGACAACGTCGCATTGCTGGATCCGTCTGGCGCGCTCTCGCTGGATGCCGCGCAGTACCTCGCTGCCCAGGCGGAACTGCAGCCGGCCGTGGACCACCTGGGTTCTGTTGCTGCATTTCCCGACGCGTCCAAGACCAGAATCAACGCGCTCGCCCTACCAGCACTCATCGCGCACTGCGACGGCATCGTCCGTTCGGAAGCGCGGCTCAATGCCTGGTGCGCCTGGCGCAAGGTCAGGGATCAGGCGATCCAGCTGGGCCTTTCTGGTGTCGTGGCCGGTGTCGAGAACGCCGCCGTACCACTTGGCCAACTGCGCAACGCTTTCGAGACCAACTACAGCCGCTGGTGGCTGAATCTTGTGGTCGATAACGAACCCGTCATCCGGACCTTCGTTGCGGCCGAACATGAGAAGCGCATCAGTGATTTCAGGGCGCTTGATGCACGGCATGTCGAACTGACACGTGCCTGGATAAGGGCATCCCTCTGTGCCGATCTGCCGCAGCAGGACGAAGTGACGCGCAGTTCCGAATGGGGTTTGCTTCGTCATGAGATGACCAAGAAATCCAAGCACCTTCCGCTGCGGACCTTGATGTCCAGCCTGCCCACGGCGCTCACCAAACTCACGCCCTGCCTCTTGATGAGTCCGCTGTCGATTGCGCAGTACCTGAGTGCAGATGCCAACGCCTTCGACGTGGTGGTGTTCGATGAGGCTTCGCAGATCCCGGTCTGGGATGCCATTGGCGCCATTGCCCGCGGCAAACAGGTCGTGATGGTGGGTGATCCGAAGCAATTGCCGCCGACCAGTTTCTTCGACCGCGCCGAGGCTACCAACGAGGACGATGAACTCGAAGGGGATCTGGAAAGCATTCTGGACGAGTGCATGGGGGCCAACCTGCCGACCATGAATTTGTCCTGGCATTACCGGAGCCGCCACGAAAGCCTGATCGCGTTTTCCAACCATCGCTATTACGGTGGGTCGCTAGTGACCTTTCCCTCGCCAGTGACGGAAGATCGGGCAGTCAGCTTCCACTACGTAGATGGCACCTATGAAAAAGGCGGTGCCCGGACCAACAAACCTGAGGCCATGGCCGTTGTTGGCGATATCGTGCGCA
The nucleotide sequence above comes from Xylophilus sp. GOD-11R. Encoded proteins:
- a CDS encoding DUF3320 domain-containing protein produces the protein MTDNKATEFDNERIEEVAPPPLVVRLESSVVEKLNLADFQNSVPMLRDLKIANDTEAALHGLDVWVDATPAFLKPKVWRIEEVAAGETCSVSDLDVQLDGPFLTRLTEAEKATVTFTLRPRGDSTQVIARADRKVELLPRNQWGGLSHLPDLVAAFVQPNDPAVDRLLKQAAEVLRNNNKNPALDGYAGGNKRAWELASAIWSAIASLGLDYALPPASFEHAGQKVRGTSHILESGLATCLDLALMFCSALEQAGLNPVLVFTKGHAFAGLWLKAEQFTTVVVDDVTAVRKRVKLKEMVVFETTIITHRPAPSFTYATERGVEQIGEPLEETFELLVDVRRARMQRIKPLANAEAIAPSAAVEQPIIAEPAFAEAPELPEEDASPEVDAGALNPKDRLARWQRKLLDLSLRNNLLNFKGSKKALKLEAPDPSLLEDMLSEGQILKVLPRPDLMDGADPRSQAIYESREREDVRRIHALDGLKRKEVFVGVVKDELEARLVELYRTARTTLEESGSNTLYIALGFLSWTRDDREGQKYRAPLILVPVTLGRKNARSGFTLSLHDDEPRFNPTLIEMLRQDFNLSLGIAEGELPKDDRGLDIQALWKTVSHAIKDIKGWEVSEEVVLAMFSFGKYLMWKDLTERTDQLRQNAVVRHLIDSPRDSYPAGIPFPHSKNLDREFGPEQTFCPLPADSSQLSAVMAAVRGKDFVLIGPPGTGKSQTISNLIAQCLAEGKRVLFVSEKIAALDVVFRRLREVKLGEFCLELHSSKARKLDVLAQLKTSWESTGHIDQDQWRAEAQRLKALRDELNVYVERLHFRFANGMTIYEAIGRVVDGDLVPHLALSWDVAHAHDAPTMARMREVVERLDVNAKALGYDNLLKSALADVGHTEWSPRIQQSLVEAARAATPVAERVLATFDKFAAACGLPSTASAQRSRESLRSLALLLPDAAGHDWRFAARADAPAIVARLRRGVDLLEQHRSLTAALSPSWPASIMASCRRGLLLLEQRRDLLSGLGNPWGDDIIGELETGLGLLAEIAAATAQLSVKYGESIEQLNVSLLQREYAKAEKAVWPLSHLGKKKIRQAVEACVSGVGEPDVPADLMLWTRIRELRAQVEAVEIGAAVEGIWSGLKTRPEFAEAAIRLQRALACGKSSTPWDDQDLEPVANGRCGDRLAGELKTLRALKALEEELDSLENLASPTVQLWAGRSTRPDVLEAALSFVDALDLVRAKGPLSGDHPRVSTGECGLAFYEDVQRIRRRVEVEKGLVYLTDLTLLTNGLWVDLGTAIDQIEKAVAFQASLAKAMTGLAEKPEELQAVASALEQLLGDNVALLDPSGALSLDAAQYLAAQAELQPAVDHLGSVAAFPDASKTRINALALPALIAHCDGIVRSEARLNAWCAWRKVRDQAIQLGLSGVVAGVENAAVPLGQLRNAFETNYSRWWLNLVVDNEPVIRTFVAAEHEKRISDFRALDARHVELTRAWIRASLCADLPQQDEVTRSSEWGLLRHEMTKKSKHLPLRTLMSSLPTALTKLTPCLLMSPLSIAQYLSADANAFDVVVFDEASQIPVWDAIGAIARGKQVVMVGDPKQLPPTSFFDRAEATNEDDELEGDLESILDECMGANLPTMNLSWHYRSRHESLIAFSNHRYYGGSLVTFPSPVTEDRAVSFHYVDGTYEKGGARTNKPEAMAVVGDIVRKLKEPGFRASGLTIGVVTFNSEQQSLIEDLLDEARRKDPSIEPHFAESALEPLFVKNLESVQGDERDIMYFSITYGPDLTGAVSMNFGPMNRDGGERRLNVAITRARQELRVFSSLRAEKMDLARTQARGVKDLKHFLEFAERGTKALAEATKGSLGGFESPFEEAVASALASKGWEVHTQIGASSFRVDLAVVHPDARGTYLSGVECDGATYHRSATARDRDMLREQVLRGLGWEVVRIWSTDWWVDKVGTLDRVDRQLNELLANSRALRAEELAQQDARNEAKDAIEKAQAEALSVPADDVSGQESAAQRAEELANEPAIPAALYARNQAGEVQEPQVKAQYTVADPTQAVASVSANDFFDRGYDETLNKMIEHIVKAEGPIQDAVLSRRIARAHGWQRTGARIHDRVMALANRSFEVTEEEGVFYFWPAAAGAEAHSGYRSPGDDVRPIDEICMPELVQLARSVLKDFSGDAAIAAMADELGLGRLRTASRERVLKAISNAELIGDR